In Phragmites australis chromosome 24, lpPhrAust1.1, whole genome shotgun sequence, the following are encoded in one genomic region:
- the LOC133907040 gene encoding E3 ubiquitin ligase PARAQUAT TOLERANCE 3-like isoform X1, with amino-acid sequence MAVYYKFKSARDYDSIPMEGQFISVANLKERIFESKHLGRGTDFDLMISNAQTDEEYADDATMIPKNTSVLIRRIPGRPRKPIVTEPEETKAAEDRVEEVMPAASAFLGDSSMKYPEESEWDDEFGNELYVSDSVPSQPGYQAVDAFENKVDEDSKIKALIDTSALDYSQIPDCYGAGRGYGRGMGGRMLAGRGFGRGLERRTLPPGYVCHRCKVPGHFIQHCPTNGDARFDVKRMKPPTGIPKSMLMQTPDGSYALPSGAGAVLKPNEAAFEKEIEGLPTTRSVGDLPPELRCPLCKEVMKDAVLTSKCCFRSFCDKCIRDYIINKSMCVCGATSILADDLLPNKTLRETISRILEAPPTSSTENVGSMAQVQDMESALPVQPKVRSPAVSAASKEETKAPTPVEESPDAESLSGVKATNVDVSSLDKKAATIPYVAEGTTESKNAKEDKPVEVTHIAKDSQEKLPAGEQAVKKKKKKKARAPGNAEEQWKNYQDFGVENFAGMPLGPTGGFNPYWGGGVPLPMDYMGAPFPGPMPYMSYPPGPFDPFGGGVLPQDPFMPPGYMMPGVCRDLSELAVNPMGINMGPPVMGREEFDPRKPDHRRRREMDRYNERERECDLSWERDRERERDRSRERGRDRDHERERERDGDSRREARESSGAINDSTSMRPKARSRSQPDRSERAPPSSSPDRHSRRSSSSGKKRSSSDRYDELPLPPPPPPPPSRHDPKPAKAPAADPRVSKSKASVFSRISFPGDANPTDAKRSRRASSDKPPAHSSSSSKKSAAAAAEDGDGRHHHQNHREAAAEEEKLRPAVASEFYGEEEEGSEEEEQHFKRRPSSSRREREKEAQEEPRHSRRSRDHKRR; translated from the exons ATGGCTGTGTATTACAAGTTCAAGAGTGCCAGAGACTATGACTCGATTCCGATGGAGGGGCAATTCATCTCGGTTGCCAACCTGAAGGAGCGGATTTTTGAGTCCAAGCATCTTGGCAGAGGCACAGATTTCGACCTCATGATCTCAAATGCTCAGACTGATGAAG AGTATGCTGATGACGCTACTATGATACCAAAGAACACATCAGTATTGATTCGGCGGATACCAGGACGACCAAGGAAACCTATTGTCACAGAACCGGAAGA GACAAAAGCCGCAGAAGATAGGGTAGAAGAAGTCATGCCTGCTGCTAGTGCTTTTCTTGGCGATTCATCTATGAAATAT CCTGAAGAATCTGAGTGGGATGATGAGTTTGGCAACGAATTATATGTCTCTGATTCGGTTCCTTCTCAGCCTGGTTACCAGGCGGTTGATGCTTTTGAAAATAAAGTTGATGAAGATAGTAAAATAAAAGCACTTATTGATACATCTGCCCTTGACTATAG CCAAATCCCTGATTGTTATGGTGCTGGAAGAGGCTATGGCAGGGGGATGGGTGGAAGAATGCTGGCTGGTCGTGGTTTTG GACGTGGGCTGGAACGCAGGACACTTCCTCCAGGTTATGTTTGCCATAGATGTAAAGTACCTG GTCATTTCATTCAACATTGCCCAACGAATGGTGATGCTAGATTTGATGTGAAAAGGATGAAACCCCCAACTGGCATTCCAAAATCTATGTTGATGCAAACTCCGGATGGTTCATATGCACTGCCAAGTGGGGCTGGTGCTGTTTTGAAGCCAAATGA AGCTGCTTTTGAGAAGGAGATAGAGGGCCTACCAACCACCCGCTCTGTAGGTGATCTTCCACCAGAGCTACGCTGCCCATTGTGCAAAGAAGTAATGAAGGATGCTGTTCTAACTAGTAAATGCTGCTTTAGAAGTTTCTGTGATAAAT GCATCAGGGACTACATAATTAACAAGTCTATGTGTGTTTGTGGTGCCACAAGCATATTAGCAGACGATCTTCTCCCCAataaaactttgagagaaaccatcAGCCGCATATTAGAGGCACCACCAACTAGCAGCACAGAAAATGTGGGGAGCATGGCGCAAGTGCAGG ACATGGAGTCAGCTCTACCTGTACAACCCAAGGTTAGATCTCCTGCTGTTTCTGCTGCTTCAAAGGAAGAGACTAAAGCACCCACACCTGTAGAAGAGTCTCCAGATGCTGAGAGCCTCAGTGGAGTGAAAGCTACTAATGTTGATGTGAGTTCTTTAGATAAGAAGGCCGCCACAATTCCATATGTCGCTGAAGGGACTACTGAGTCTAAGAATGCGAAAGAAGATAAACCAGTAGAAGTGACTCATATTGCAAAAGATTCTCAAGAAAAGTTGCCTGCAGGGGAACAAG cagtaaagaagaagaaaaagaagaaggcacGTGCTCCAGGAAATG CTGAGGAGCAATGGAAAAATTATCAAGATTTTGGAGTTGAAAATTTTGCTGGAATGCCTTTGGGTCCAACTGGAGGTTTCAACCCTTACTGGGGTGGAGGGGTGCCATTGCCAATGGATTACATGGGTGCACCGTTTCCTGGTCCCATGCCTTACATGAGTTATCCACCAGGTCCATTTGACCCTTTTGGTGGTGGAGTTCTCCCACAAGATCCATTTATGCCCCCGGGATATATGATGCCAGGAGTTTGTAG GGATCTTTCTGAATTAGCAGTTAACCCTATGGGAATAAATATGGGTCCACCAGTTATGGGCAGGGAAGAATTTGATCCCAGGAAACCTGATCATAGGAGGAGACGTGAAATGGATCGATACAACGAAAG GGAGAGGGAATGCGATCTTTCCTGGGAGAGGGACAGGGAGAGGGAGCGTGACCGTTCCCGGGAGAGGGGCCGGGACCGAGACCACGAGCGAGAGCGAGAGAGGGACGGGGACTCTCGAAGGGAAGCAAGAGAATCATCAGGGGCCATTAACGATAGTACATCGATGAGGCCGAAGGCT AGGTCGCGGTCCCAGCCGGACAGGTCGGAGCGCGCGCCGCCGTCGTCCAGCCCAGACCGGCACTCGCGCCGCTCCTCCAGCTCCGGCAAGAAGCGCTCCTCCTCCGACCGCTACGACGAACTTCCTCTcccgcctcccccgcccccgcccccatCGCGGCACGATCCCAAGCCCGCGAAGGCGCCGGCGGCCGACCCACGGGTGTCCAAGTCCAAGGCGAGCGTCTTCTCCCGCATCAGCTTCCCCGGCGACGCCAACCCCACCGACGCCAAGCGCAGCCGCAGGGCCTCCTCCGACAAGCCCCCTGCGCACTCGTCCTCTTCTTCCAAGAAAagcgccgcagccgcagccgagGACGGCGACGgtcgccaccaccaccagaaccaccgggaggcggcggcggaggaggagaagctgaGGCCCGCCGTGGCGAGCGAGTTctacggcgaggaggaggaggggagtgaGGAAGAGGAGCAGCACTTCAAGCGGCGCCCGTCGTCCTCCAGGCGCGAGCGGGAgaaggaggcgcaggaggagcCGCGGCACTCCCGGCGGTCCAGGGACCACAAGCGCCGGTGA
- the LOC133907040 gene encoding E3 ubiquitin ligase PARAQUAT TOLERANCE 3-like isoform X2 has product MAVYYKFKSARDYDSIPMEGQFISVANLKERIFESKHLGRGTDFDLMISNAQTDEEYADDATMIPKNTSVLIRRIPGRPRKPIVTEPEETKAAEDRVEEVMPAASAFLGDSSMKYPEESEWDDEFGNELYVSDSVPSQPGYQAVDAFENKVDEDSKIKALIDTSALDYSQIPDCYGAGRGYGRGMGGRMLAGRGFGRGLERRTLPPGYVCHRCKVPGHFIQHCPTNGDARFDVKRMKPPTGIPKSMLMQTPDGSYALPSGAGAVLKPNEAAFEKEIEGLPTTRSVGDLPPELRCPLCKEVMKDAVLTSKCCFRSFCDKCIRDYIINKSMCVCGATSILADDLLPNKTLRETISRILEAPPTSSTENVGSMAQVQDMESALPVQPKVRSPAVSAASKEETKAPTPVEESPDAESLSGVKATNVDVSSLDKKAATIPYVAEGTTESKNAKEDKPVEVTHIAKDSQEKLPAGEQVKKKKKKKARAPGNAEEQWKNYQDFGVENFAGMPLGPTGGFNPYWGGGVPLPMDYMGAPFPGPMPYMSYPPGPFDPFGGGVLPQDPFMPPGYMMPGVCRDLSELAVNPMGINMGPPVMGREEFDPRKPDHRRRREMDRYNERERECDLSWERDRERERDRSRERGRDRDHERERERDGDSRREARESSGAINDSTSMRPKARSRSQPDRSERAPPSSSPDRHSRRSSSSGKKRSSSDRYDELPLPPPPPPPPSRHDPKPAKAPAADPRVSKSKASVFSRISFPGDANPTDAKRSRRASSDKPPAHSSSSSKKSAAAAAEDGDGRHHHQNHREAAAEEEKLRPAVASEFYGEEEEGSEEEEQHFKRRPSSSRREREKEAQEEPRHSRRSRDHKRR; this is encoded by the exons ATGGCTGTGTATTACAAGTTCAAGAGTGCCAGAGACTATGACTCGATTCCGATGGAGGGGCAATTCATCTCGGTTGCCAACCTGAAGGAGCGGATTTTTGAGTCCAAGCATCTTGGCAGAGGCACAGATTTCGACCTCATGATCTCAAATGCTCAGACTGATGAAG AGTATGCTGATGACGCTACTATGATACCAAAGAACACATCAGTATTGATTCGGCGGATACCAGGACGACCAAGGAAACCTATTGTCACAGAACCGGAAGA GACAAAAGCCGCAGAAGATAGGGTAGAAGAAGTCATGCCTGCTGCTAGTGCTTTTCTTGGCGATTCATCTATGAAATAT CCTGAAGAATCTGAGTGGGATGATGAGTTTGGCAACGAATTATATGTCTCTGATTCGGTTCCTTCTCAGCCTGGTTACCAGGCGGTTGATGCTTTTGAAAATAAAGTTGATGAAGATAGTAAAATAAAAGCACTTATTGATACATCTGCCCTTGACTATAG CCAAATCCCTGATTGTTATGGTGCTGGAAGAGGCTATGGCAGGGGGATGGGTGGAAGAATGCTGGCTGGTCGTGGTTTTG GACGTGGGCTGGAACGCAGGACACTTCCTCCAGGTTATGTTTGCCATAGATGTAAAGTACCTG GTCATTTCATTCAACATTGCCCAACGAATGGTGATGCTAGATTTGATGTGAAAAGGATGAAACCCCCAACTGGCATTCCAAAATCTATGTTGATGCAAACTCCGGATGGTTCATATGCACTGCCAAGTGGGGCTGGTGCTGTTTTGAAGCCAAATGA AGCTGCTTTTGAGAAGGAGATAGAGGGCCTACCAACCACCCGCTCTGTAGGTGATCTTCCACCAGAGCTACGCTGCCCATTGTGCAAAGAAGTAATGAAGGATGCTGTTCTAACTAGTAAATGCTGCTTTAGAAGTTTCTGTGATAAAT GCATCAGGGACTACATAATTAACAAGTCTATGTGTGTTTGTGGTGCCACAAGCATATTAGCAGACGATCTTCTCCCCAataaaactttgagagaaaccatcAGCCGCATATTAGAGGCACCACCAACTAGCAGCACAGAAAATGTGGGGAGCATGGCGCAAGTGCAGG ACATGGAGTCAGCTCTACCTGTACAACCCAAGGTTAGATCTCCTGCTGTTTCTGCTGCTTCAAAGGAAGAGACTAAAGCACCCACACCTGTAGAAGAGTCTCCAGATGCTGAGAGCCTCAGTGGAGTGAAAGCTACTAATGTTGATGTGAGTTCTTTAGATAAGAAGGCCGCCACAATTCCATATGTCGCTGAAGGGACTACTGAGTCTAAGAATGCGAAAGAAGATAAACCAGTAGAAGTGACTCATATTGCAAAAGATTCTCAAGAAAAGTTGCCTGCAGGGGAACAAG taaagaagaagaaaaagaagaaggcacGTGCTCCAGGAAATG CTGAGGAGCAATGGAAAAATTATCAAGATTTTGGAGTTGAAAATTTTGCTGGAATGCCTTTGGGTCCAACTGGAGGTTTCAACCCTTACTGGGGTGGAGGGGTGCCATTGCCAATGGATTACATGGGTGCACCGTTTCCTGGTCCCATGCCTTACATGAGTTATCCACCAGGTCCATTTGACCCTTTTGGTGGTGGAGTTCTCCCACAAGATCCATTTATGCCCCCGGGATATATGATGCCAGGAGTTTGTAG GGATCTTTCTGAATTAGCAGTTAACCCTATGGGAATAAATATGGGTCCACCAGTTATGGGCAGGGAAGAATTTGATCCCAGGAAACCTGATCATAGGAGGAGACGTGAAATGGATCGATACAACGAAAG GGAGAGGGAATGCGATCTTTCCTGGGAGAGGGACAGGGAGAGGGAGCGTGACCGTTCCCGGGAGAGGGGCCGGGACCGAGACCACGAGCGAGAGCGAGAGAGGGACGGGGACTCTCGAAGGGAAGCAAGAGAATCATCAGGGGCCATTAACGATAGTACATCGATGAGGCCGAAGGCT AGGTCGCGGTCCCAGCCGGACAGGTCGGAGCGCGCGCCGCCGTCGTCCAGCCCAGACCGGCACTCGCGCCGCTCCTCCAGCTCCGGCAAGAAGCGCTCCTCCTCCGACCGCTACGACGAACTTCCTCTcccgcctcccccgcccccgcccccatCGCGGCACGATCCCAAGCCCGCGAAGGCGCCGGCGGCCGACCCACGGGTGTCCAAGTCCAAGGCGAGCGTCTTCTCCCGCATCAGCTTCCCCGGCGACGCCAACCCCACCGACGCCAAGCGCAGCCGCAGGGCCTCCTCCGACAAGCCCCCTGCGCACTCGTCCTCTTCTTCCAAGAAAagcgccgcagccgcagccgagGACGGCGACGgtcgccaccaccaccagaaccaccgggaggcggcggcggaggaggagaagctgaGGCCCGCCGTGGCGAGCGAGTTctacggcgaggaggaggaggggagtgaGGAAGAGGAGCAGCACTTCAAGCGGCGCCCGTCGTCCTCCAGGCGCGAGCGGGAgaaggaggcgcaggaggagcCGCGGCACTCCCGGCGGTCCAGGGACCACAAGCGCCGGTGA
- the LOC133907158 gene encoding uncharacterized protein LOC133907158 — protein MTKVHPQPDVEPEIKNKLRHLPQVFSRVLELPFPMDTNVRTYFSPDANYFIVTPDAAGEPDEVKVRVVTIEPLGITKVVVHIGPGEPDPEDDMVYDKWRFHLSKTFILSMIVAKYVDRHLIVIVPNEVASDDDKGIPLCINERTGGGGERKHEICDGASSVPSI, from the coding sequence ATGACGAAGGTGCACCCACAACCTGATGTGGAGCCCGAGATAAAAAACAAGCTTCGTCACCTGCCACAAGTGTTTAGCCGAGTACTAGAGCTACCATTTCCTATGGACACTAACGTGCGCACATACTTCTCCCCTGATGCCAATTACTTCATCGTGACCCCCGATGCTGCCGGCGAGCCCGACGAGGTAAAGGTGCGTGTTGTGACAATCGAACCATTGGGGATTACTAAAGTTGTGGTGCACATTGGGCCCGGGGAGCCCGACCCAGAGGATGACATGGTGTATGACAAGTGGCGCTTTCACCTGTCGAAGACATTCATCCTGTCGATGATCGTGGCCAAGTATGTGGATAGGCACCTCATTGTGATTGTGCCGAATGAGGTGGCTAGTGATGATGACAAGGGGATCCCGTTGTGCATCAATGAAAGAacaggaggtggaggagagagaaagcATGAAATATGTGATGGTGCAAGCTCTGTCCCTTCCATTTAG
- the LOC133907043 gene encoding serine/threonine-protein kinase EDR1-like isoform X2, which produces MKIPFVSKRSNRSSEADAGPSNPPPAVPQPPSPARSAAASASSSSPAAAAPGAGEEDFISQEEEYQMQLAMALSASASVGGGGAGDPDGEQIRKAKLMSLGRGAAGDRGGGDSAESLSRRYREYNFLDYNEKVIDGFYDIFGLSAESSRQKKIPSLAELQMSIGDLGFEVIVIDHKFDNALREMKEVAQCCLLGCADISVSVRRIAEVVAEHMGGPVLNANEMFTKWLGKSIEQRTSHQTSLLPIGRIEIGLSRHRALLFKILADSVGIPCKLVKGSHYTGVEDDAINIIKMDNDREYLVDIMAAPGTLIPADVFNSKGTSFNTNQTLGQNQTTDSVSNMDNEPVALQSERKHNQLHLPSNINWIPDNHSGYENTTTLSAQNPWAETLSMTAGSSASAPCALAPQMQSGQLSTAGDLSKQKEDLKLLPDSQDNKESKKLFSDLNPSRAIGSRKSSVAFKGLDNRNNEFQRRRENVAPVPARSHQPLVIKNWSAFNDISNNKQYNFAEGLVPRRNIIDNVASSSQVPWSAGKHYNSNSAERNNRSYAAPVHNYDNGMIGTSPMTTASTSRERLDRSNMGAASDFDVIGTSSVNTACTYGIGRVAEKGPCDDVERIPMYSRFDGQLSANAQGFAIQANENKENYGKQDHKKLYPNPRTSLPDRFMGAPKDHSGSVSPSQVGSSRVDMLEDVSECEVLWEDLAIGERIGLGSYGEVYHADWNGTEVAVKKFLDQEFYGDALDEFRCEVRIMRRLRHPNIVLFMGAVTRPPNLSILSEYLRRGSLHKIIHRPNCEIDEKRRIKMALDVARGMNCLHTSVPTIVHRDLKSPNLLVDDNWTVKVCDFGLSRLKHSTFLSSRSTAGTPEWMAPEVLRNERSNENTNWIEKGCAICRFLEL; this is translated from the exons ATGAAGATCCCGTTCGTGTCCAAGCGGTCGAACCGGTCGAGCGAGGCCGACGCGGGGCCGTCGAACCCGCCTCCGGCCGTGCCGCAGCCGCCGTCCCCGGCTAGGTCCGCGGCTGCGTCAGCGTCCTCGTCGTCCCCCGCGGCGGCAGCGCCGGGCGCCGGAGAGGAGGACTTCATTTCGCAGGAGGAGGAGTACCAGATGCAGCTGGCGATGGCGCTGTCGGCGTCGGCCTCGGTGGGCGGCGGGGGCGCGGGGGACCCTGACGGGGAGCAGATCAGGAAGGCGAAGTTGATGAGCCTCGGGAGGGGCGCCGCGGGCGATCGGGGCGGGGGAGACAGCGCGGAGTCGCTCTCACGGCGATACCGG GAGTACAACTTCCTTGATTACAACGAGAAAGTTATTGATGGATTCTACGACATATTTGGCCTCTCTGCTGAGTCGTCCAGGCAGAAAAAGATTCCATCACTTGCTGAGCTTCAGATGAGTATTGGGGATCTTGGATTTGAAGTGATTGTGATTGACCATAAATTTGATAATGCCTTAAGGGAGATGAAGGAGGTAGCACAATGCTGCTTGTTGGGCTGTGCTGATATTTCAGTATCTGTGCGACGAATAGCTGAAGTTGTTGCAGAACATATGGGTGGTCCTGTGCTAAATGCAAATGAAATGTTTACTAAGTGGTTGGGCAAAAGCATTGAGCAGCGGACATCACATCAGACAAGTCTGCTGCCAATTGGCCGCattgagataggcttatctCGCCATCGTGCCCTACTTTTCAAG ATCCTTGCTGATAGTGTTGGTATTCCATGCAAGCTGGTTAAAGGGAGTCATTACACTGGTGTTGAAGACGATGCTATTAATATCATAAAGATGGACAATGATAG GGAATATTTGGTCGATATTATGGCTGCCCCTGGCACTCTTATTCCAGCAGATGTCTTTAATTCAAAGGGCACTTCATTCAACACCAATCAAACATTGGGTCAGAATCAGACAACTGATTCAGTTAGTAACATGGACAATGAACCAGTTGCATTACAGTCTGAGCGAAAGCACAACCAATTGCATCTGCCTAGCAATATCAATTGGATACCTGACAATCATTCAGGGTATGAGAATACAACTACTCTGTCTGCTCAGAATCCTTGGGCTGAAACATTATCAATGACTGCTGGAAGTAGTGCTAGTGCACCCTGTGCATTGGCACCTCAGATGCAATCAGGTCAACTATCGACTGCTGGCGACCTTTCAAAGCAGAAAGAGGACTTGAAATTACTTCCAGACTCTCAAGACAATAAGGAGTccaaaaaactattttcagatCTTAATCCTTCTAGGGCTATTGGATCTAGGAAAAGTTCAGTGGCATTCAAGGGACTAGACAATAGGAACAATGAATTCCAAAGACGTAGAGAGAATGTAGCCCCAGTCCCTGCAAGATCACATCAGCCATTGGTGATAAAGAACTGGTCTGCTTTTAATGACATTTCCAACAACAAGCAGTACAACTTTGCTGAGGGGTTAGTTCCTCGCAGAAATATTATTGACAATGTTGCATCATCATCTCAGGTGCCCTGGTCAGCTGGAAAGCATTACAATTCTAATTCTGCAGAGCGCAACAATAGGTCATATGCAGCACCAGTTCATAACTATGACAATGGAATGATTGGTACCTCACCTATGACCACAGCCTCTACCTCCAGAGAGCGCCTTGATAGGTCAAACATGGGAGCTGCTTCTGATTTTGATGTGATTGGTACCTCTTCAGTGAACACAGCTTGCACATATGGAATTGGGAGGGTTGCAGAAAAGGGCCCTTGTGATGATGTGGAAAGAATTCCCATGTATTCTAGATTCGATGGTCAACTTTCTGCCAATGCACAAGGATTTGCTATACAAGCAAACGAGAACAAGGAGAACTATGGCAAGCAAGACCACAAAAAGTTATATCCTAATCCAAGAACGTCCCTTCCTGACAGATTCATGGGTGCACCAAAGGATCACTCAGGGTCTGTTTCTCCATCCCAAGTTGGTTCAAGCAGGGTTGACATGTTGGAGGATGTATCTGAATGCGAAGTCCTCTGGGAAGATCTTGCAATTGGTGAAAGGATTGGATTAG GTTCATATGGAGAAGTCTACCATGCTGATTGGAATGGAACT GAAGTAGCTGTAAAGAAATTCTTGGATCAAGAATTCTATGGTGATGCTCTGGATGAGTTCCGTTGCGAA GTGAGGATTATGCGCCGGCTTCGTCATCCAAATATTGTGCTCTTTATGGGTGCGGTAACACGGCCTCCGAACTTATCCATTTTATCAGAATATCTTCGAAG gggAAGCTTACATAAGATCATTCATCGCCCTAACTGTGAAATTGATGAGAAGCGTAGGATTAAGATGGCCCTTGATGTG GCAAGAGGAATGAACTGCCTCCATACAAGTGTACCAACAATTGTTCATCGGGATCTAAAATCACCAAACTTACTGGTTGATGATAATTGGACAGTTAAG
- the LOC133907043 gene encoding serine/threonine-protein kinase EDR1-like isoform X3, whose product MKIPFVSKRSNRSSEADAGPSNPPPAVPQPPSPARSAAASASSSSPAAAAPGAGEEDFISQEEEYQMQLAMALSASASVGGGGAGDPDGEQIRKAKLMSLGRGAAGDRGGGDSAESLSRRYREYNFLDYNEKVIDGFYDIFGLSAESSRQKKIPSLAELQMSIGDLGFEVIVIDHKFDNALREMKEVAQCCLLGCADISVSVRRIAEVVAEHMGGPVLNANEMFTKWLGKSIEQRTSHQTSLLPIGRIEIGLSRHRALLFKILADSVGIPCKLVKGSHYTGVEDDAINIIKMDNDREYLVDIMAAPGTLIPADVFNSKGTSFNTNQTLGQNQTTDSVSNMDNEPVALQSERKHNQLHLPSNINWIPDNHSGYENTTTLSAQNPWAETLSMTAGSSASAPCALAPQMQSGQLSTAGDLSKQKEDLKLLPDSQDNKESKKLFSDLNPSRAIGSRKSSVAFKGLDNRNNEFQRRRENVAPVPARSHQPLVIKNWSAFNDISNNKQYNFAEGLVPRRNIIDNVASSSQVPWSAGKHYNSNSAERNNRSYAAPVHNYDNGMIGTSPMTTASTSRERLDRSNMGAASDFDVIGTSSVNTACTYGIGRVAEKGPCDDVERIPMYSRFDGQLSANAQGFAIQANENKENYGKQDHKKLYPNPRTSLPDRFMGAPKDHSGSVSPSQVGSSRVDMLEDVSECEVLWEDLAIGERIGLGSYGEVYHADWNGTEVAVKKFLDQEFYGDALDEFRCEVRIMRRLRHPNIVLFMGAVTRPPNLSILSEYLRRGSLHKIIHRPNCEIDEKRRIKMALDVARGMNCLHTSVPTIVHRDLKSPNLLVDDNWTVKVCDFGLSRLKHSTFLSSRSTAGTNLSFPAVVPAGVDGTRSIAE is encoded by the exons ATGAAGATCCCGTTCGTGTCCAAGCGGTCGAACCGGTCGAGCGAGGCCGACGCGGGGCCGTCGAACCCGCCTCCGGCCGTGCCGCAGCCGCCGTCCCCGGCTAGGTCCGCGGCTGCGTCAGCGTCCTCGTCGTCCCCCGCGGCGGCAGCGCCGGGCGCCGGAGAGGAGGACTTCATTTCGCAGGAGGAGGAGTACCAGATGCAGCTGGCGATGGCGCTGTCGGCGTCGGCCTCGGTGGGCGGCGGGGGCGCGGGGGACCCTGACGGGGAGCAGATCAGGAAGGCGAAGTTGATGAGCCTCGGGAGGGGCGCCGCGGGCGATCGGGGCGGGGGAGACAGCGCGGAGTCGCTCTCACGGCGATACCGG GAGTACAACTTCCTTGATTACAACGAGAAAGTTATTGATGGATTCTACGACATATTTGGCCTCTCTGCTGAGTCGTCCAGGCAGAAAAAGATTCCATCACTTGCTGAGCTTCAGATGAGTATTGGGGATCTTGGATTTGAAGTGATTGTGATTGACCATAAATTTGATAATGCCTTAAGGGAGATGAAGGAGGTAGCACAATGCTGCTTGTTGGGCTGTGCTGATATTTCAGTATCTGTGCGACGAATAGCTGAAGTTGTTGCAGAACATATGGGTGGTCCTGTGCTAAATGCAAATGAAATGTTTACTAAGTGGTTGGGCAAAAGCATTGAGCAGCGGACATCACATCAGACAAGTCTGCTGCCAATTGGCCGCattgagataggcttatctCGCCATCGTGCCCTACTTTTCAAG ATCCTTGCTGATAGTGTTGGTATTCCATGCAAGCTGGTTAAAGGGAGTCATTACACTGGTGTTGAAGACGATGCTATTAATATCATAAAGATGGACAATGATAG GGAATATTTGGTCGATATTATGGCTGCCCCTGGCACTCTTATTCCAGCAGATGTCTTTAATTCAAAGGGCACTTCATTCAACACCAATCAAACATTGGGTCAGAATCAGACAACTGATTCAGTTAGTAACATGGACAATGAACCAGTTGCATTACAGTCTGAGCGAAAGCACAACCAATTGCATCTGCCTAGCAATATCAATTGGATACCTGACAATCATTCAGGGTATGAGAATACAACTACTCTGTCTGCTCAGAATCCTTGGGCTGAAACATTATCAATGACTGCTGGAAGTAGTGCTAGTGCACCCTGTGCATTGGCACCTCAGATGCAATCAGGTCAACTATCGACTGCTGGCGACCTTTCAAAGCAGAAAGAGGACTTGAAATTACTTCCAGACTCTCAAGACAATAAGGAGTccaaaaaactattttcagatCTTAATCCTTCTAGGGCTATTGGATCTAGGAAAAGTTCAGTGGCATTCAAGGGACTAGACAATAGGAACAATGAATTCCAAAGACGTAGAGAGAATGTAGCCCCAGTCCCTGCAAGATCACATCAGCCATTGGTGATAAAGAACTGGTCTGCTTTTAATGACATTTCCAACAACAAGCAGTACAACTTTGCTGAGGGGTTAGTTCCTCGCAGAAATATTATTGACAATGTTGCATCATCATCTCAGGTGCCCTGGTCAGCTGGAAAGCATTACAATTCTAATTCTGCAGAGCGCAACAATAGGTCATATGCAGCACCAGTTCATAACTATGACAATGGAATGATTGGTACCTCACCTATGACCACAGCCTCTACCTCCAGAGAGCGCCTTGATAGGTCAAACATGGGAGCTGCTTCTGATTTTGATGTGATTGGTACCTCTTCAGTGAACACAGCTTGCACATATGGAATTGGGAGGGTTGCAGAAAAGGGCCCTTGTGATGATGTGGAAAGAATTCCCATGTATTCTAGATTCGATGGTCAACTTTCTGCCAATGCACAAGGATTTGCTATACAAGCAAACGAGAACAAGGAGAACTATGGCAAGCAAGACCACAAAAAGTTATATCCTAATCCAAGAACGTCCCTTCCTGACAGATTCATGGGTGCACCAAAGGATCACTCAGGGTCTGTTTCTCCATCCCAAGTTGGTTCAAGCAGGGTTGACATGTTGGAGGATGTATCTGAATGCGAAGTCCTCTGGGAAGATCTTGCAATTGGTGAAAGGATTGGATTAG GTTCATATGGAGAAGTCTACCATGCTGATTGGAATGGAACT GAAGTAGCTGTAAAGAAATTCTTGGATCAAGAATTCTATGGTGATGCTCTGGATGAGTTCCGTTGCGAA GTGAGGATTATGCGCCGGCTTCGTCATCCAAATATTGTGCTCTTTATGGGTGCGGTAACACGGCCTCCGAACTTATCCATTTTATCAGAATATCTTCGAAG gggAAGCTTACATAAGATCATTCATCGCCCTAACTGTGAAATTGATGAGAAGCGTAGGATTAAGATGGCCCTTGATGTG GCAAGAGGAATGAACTGCCTCCATACAAGTGTACCAACAATTGTTCATCGGGATCTAAAATCACCAAACTTACTGGTTGATGATAATTGGACAGTTAAG